Within the Pseudomonas guangdongensis genome, the region ATCGGCAACTTCCTGCCGAACTTCTGGGGGGGGGCTGATATCCCGCTCAATGTGCCGCTGGTGGCAACCACGGTGATGAGGGCCATGTGATGGACAGACGCAAAGTACGGGGTGTCTATGTCGTCGAATTCGCAATCGTCGGATTGCTGATGTTCACCTTGCTGTTCGGTGTTCTGGAGTTCGGTCGCTTGCTGCTGACGGTCAACACCTTGAACGAGTCGGTGCGGCGCGGCGCGCGCCTGGCGGCGGTCTGCAATATCGACGATGCACGTATCCTGCAGCGAGCGGTATTTGCCGAAACCGATCAGACCACCAGCACCATCATCGGCAATCTGAGTACGGCCGATCTGACCTTGCGCTACCTTGATGAGAACGGCGGACCTGTCGGGGCGGGGGC harbors:
- a CDS encoding TadE/TadG family type IV pilus assembly protein: MDRRKVRGVYVVEFAIVGLLMFTLLFGVLEFGRLLLTVNTLNESVRRGARLAAVCNIDDARILQRAVFAETDQTTSTIIGNLSTADLTLRYLDENGGPVGAGAFSAIRFVEVGIAGFRFNFLVPLIGTGIDLQPFRAVLPRESLGRTPESPEITPC